In Agromyces sp. 3263, a single genomic region encodes these proteins:
- a CDS encoding DNA polymerase III subunit delta' yields the protein MSVWSELTGQDTAIGVFRSAAEAAGGASRQMTHSWLITGPPGSGRSNLAYAFATALIAGHPDGDEPTRIQVEARSHPDLHVLATEGVIIKRDDVREIVKRSHYAPSVGRHRVIIVEDADRMTEQTSNFLLKELEEPPERTVWILCAPSEADLIPTIRSRVRSVRLQMPTVAEVAALLVRRDGVDPDLAERSAREAQCHIGMAHRLATSDEARQRRAETLRLALEVRSAATAVSTAARFLQIAGDDAKAITELRDAEERAHALHSLGVAPGQAVPAALRPQLKALEDDQKRRATRSLRDGIDRILVDLASLYRDVLLVQLGADVELVNRELLPQIERAAASAAPARTLATLDAIQAARERIEGNVQPALALEAMLVSAIRTSTERGAA from the coding sequence GTGAGCGTGTGGAGCGAACTGACCGGTCAGGACACGGCCATCGGCGTGTTCCGGTCGGCGGCCGAGGCTGCCGGCGGCGCGTCCCGGCAGATGACGCACTCCTGGCTGATCACCGGGCCGCCCGGGTCGGGCCGGTCGAACCTCGCCTACGCGTTCGCGACGGCGCTGATCGCCGGACACCCCGATGGCGATGAGCCCACCCGCATCCAGGTCGAGGCGCGAAGCCACCCCGACCTGCACGTGCTCGCCACCGAGGGCGTGATCATCAAGCGCGACGACGTGCGCGAGATCGTGAAGCGCTCGCACTACGCTCCGTCCGTCGGCCGGCACCGGGTCATCATCGTCGAGGACGCCGATCGCATGACCGAGCAGACCTCGAACTTCCTCCTGAAGGAGCTCGAGGAGCCGCCCGAGCGCACGGTCTGGATCCTCTGCGCCCCCAGCGAGGCCGACCTCATCCCCACCATCCGCTCCCGCGTCCGCTCGGTGCGGCTGCAGATGCCCACCGTGGCCGAGGTCGCCGCGCTCCTCGTGCGCCGCGACGGCGTCGATCCCGACCTGGCGGAGCGTTCCGCTCGCGAGGCGCAGTGCCACATCGGCATGGCGCATCGGCTCGCGACGAGCGACGAGGCCAGGCAGCGGCGAGCCGAGACCCTTCGGCTGGCGCTCGAGGTGCGCTCGGCGGCGACCGCCGTCTCGACTGCCGCGCGATTCCTCCAGATCGCGGGCGACGACGCCAAGGCGATCACCGAGCTCCGCGACGCCGAGGAGCGGGCGCACGCGCTGCACTCCCTGGGCGTGGCTCCCGGACAGGCGGTGCCGGCCGCGCTGCGACCGCAGCTCAAGGCGCTCGAGGACGACCAGAAGCGGCGGGCCACGCGGAGCCTGCGCGACGGGATCGACCGCATCCTCGTCGACCTCGCGTCGCTCTACCGCGACGTGCTCCTGGTGCAGCTCGGCGCCGACGTCGAGCTGGTGAACCGTGAGCTGCTGCCGCAGATCGAGCGGGCCGCGGCATCCGCTGCGCCGGCACGGACCCTGGCGACGCTCGACGCCATCCAGGCGGCGCGCGAACGCATCGAGGGCAACGTGCAACCCGCGCTCGCGCTCGAGGCGATGCTCGTCAGCGCCATTCGCACGTCCACCGAACGGGGAGCCGCATGA
- the topA gene encoding type I DNA topoisomerase — protein MSGAKKLVIVESPTKMKSIAQYLGDGYEVLSSVGHIRDLIEPKNLPAELKKGSLGKFSVDVEHGFEPYYVVSDSKKKTVAELKRALKDADELLLATDEDREGEAIAWHLLQELKPKVPVRRMVFHEITKDAIQKAKDNTRELDTALVDAQETRRILDRLYGYEVSPVLWRKVGPGLSAGRVQSAATRLVVDRERERLAFVAAGYWDLIGRFAPESSDEGSAFEARLVRLGGERVATGRDFDDAGRLKGKAVVLEERVAEALVHALRDERVRRTVSKVESKPYSRRPAAPLTTSTLQQESARKLRLSARDTMRVAQSLYENGYITYMRTDSVSLSQQAITAARSQATKLYGADSIPDKPRVYTGKSKNAQEAHEAIRPSGEVFRTPSELQSVLRGSEFKLYDLIWKRTVASQMADAKGQTATVTIEVGPTAADAATPAEASVSAAGTIAEFTASGTVITFRGFLAAYEESRDEERNADETPGEAKLPPLKEGQSLAIADLEAKGHETSPPPRYTEASLVKRLEELGIGRPSTFASIISTILDRGYVTQRGQALVPSWVAFSVVRLLEEHFGDLVQYDFTAEMEDDLDRIASGEADRVDWLNGFYFGSDTHRGLRQVVDNLGDIDAREINSVRIAPDITLRIGKYGPYLETADPDAGDDSTPRRVNLPVELAPDELTEAKARELIEAPVQTDRVLGLNPESGKQVVVKDGRFGPYVTELEPEPEEPEAAAAASVDPATGEVVEAPKPKRAAKKPVAAKPRTASLFKSMQIEEVDLDTALKLLDLPRVVGLDPESGEEITAQNGRYGPYLKKGADTRTLPSEDAIFEIDLPGSLELFAQPKYGARRASSALKEFDNDPVSGKPIKVKDGRFGPYVTDGTTNATIPRAESVEEITFERAVELLQIKRDKGPAAPRAKRSTTTAAKKAPAKKAPAKKAASKKSTA, from the coding sequence GTGTCAGGCGCGAAGAAGTTGGTCATCGTGGAGTCGCCGACGAAGATGAAGTCGATCGCCCAGTACCTGGGCGACGGCTACGAGGTGCTGTCGTCGGTCGGCCACATCCGTGACCTCATCGAGCCGAAGAACCTGCCCGCCGAGTTGAAGAAGGGCTCGCTCGGCAAGTTCTCCGTCGACGTCGAGCACGGCTTCGAGCCGTACTACGTCGTCTCCGACTCCAAGAAGAAGACCGTCGCCGAGTTGAAGCGTGCCCTGAAGGACGCCGACGAACTCCTCCTCGCAACGGATGAGGACCGCGAGGGCGAGGCCATCGCGTGGCACCTCCTCCAGGAGCTCAAGCCGAAGGTGCCGGTGCGCCGCATGGTCTTCCACGAGATCACGAAGGACGCGATCCAGAAGGCGAAGGACAACACCCGCGAGCTCGACACCGCCCTCGTCGACGCGCAGGAGACCCGCCGCATCCTCGACCGTCTCTACGGGTACGAGGTGTCGCCCGTGCTCTGGCGCAAGGTCGGTCCTGGGCTCTCCGCGGGACGCGTGCAGTCCGCCGCCACCCGACTCGTCGTCGATCGTGAGCGGGAGCGCCTCGCGTTCGTCGCCGCCGGGTACTGGGATCTCATCGGTCGCTTCGCGCCCGAGTCGTCCGACGAGGGCTCCGCCTTCGAAGCGCGCCTCGTGCGCCTCGGCGGCGAGCGGGTGGCCACCGGCCGTGACTTCGACGACGCCGGCCGGCTGAAGGGCAAGGCCGTCGTGCTCGAGGAGCGCGTCGCCGAGGCGCTCGTGCACGCACTGCGCGACGAACGCGTCCGGCGAACAGTCTCGAAGGTGGAGTCGAAGCCGTACTCGCGGCGGCCGGCTGCCCCGCTCACGACCTCGACCCTGCAGCAGGAATCCGCCCGGAAGCTCCGTCTCTCGGCTCGCGACACCATGCGCGTGGCGCAGTCGCTCTATGAGAACGGATACATCACCTATATGCGCACCGACTCCGTGTCGCTGTCGCAGCAGGCGATCACGGCCGCACGGTCGCAGGCGACGAAGCTCTACGGCGCCGACTCCATCCCCGACAAGCCCCGCGTGTACACCGGCAAGTCGAAGAACGCCCAAGAGGCGCACGAGGCGATCCGCCCCTCGGGCGAGGTGTTCCGCACGCCCTCCGAGCTGCAGAGCGTGCTCCGCGGCAGCGAGTTCAAGCTCTACGACCTCATCTGGAAGCGCACGGTCGCCTCGCAGATGGCGGATGCGAAGGGCCAGACGGCGACCGTCACCATCGAGGTCGGTCCGACGGCAGCGGATGCCGCGACCCCCGCCGAGGCATCCGTCAGCGCCGCGGGCACGATCGCGGAGTTCACCGCGAGCGGCACGGTCATCACCTTCCGCGGCTTCCTCGCCGCCTACGAGGAGAGCCGCGACGAGGAGCGCAACGCCGACGAGACCCCCGGCGAGGCGAAGCTTCCCCCGCTGAAGGAAGGCCAGTCGCTCGCGATCGCCGACCTGGAGGCGAAGGGTCACGAGACCTCCCCGCCGCCGCGGTACACCGAGGCCAGCCTCGTGAAGCGGCTCGAAGAGCTCGGCATCGGCCGGCCGTCGACCTTCGCATCGATCATCTCCACGATCCTCGACCGCGGATACGTCACGCAGCGCGGCCAGGCACTCGTGCCCAGCTGGGTCGCGTTCTCGGTCGTCCGCCTCCTCGAGGAGCACTTCGGCGACCTCGTGCAGTACGACTTCACGGCCGAGATGGAGGACGACCTGGACCGGATCGCCTCCGGCGAGGCCGATCGGGTCGACTGGCTCAATGGCTTCTACTTCGGGTCCGACACCCACCGGGGCCTGCGCCAGGTGGTCGACAACCTCGGCGACATCGACGCCCGCGAGATCAACTCCGTCCGGATCGCGCCCGACATCACCCTGCGCATCGGCAAGTACGGTCCCTACCTCGAGACCGCCGACCCGGATGCCGGCGACGACAGCACTCCTCGTCGCGTCAACCTCCCCGTCGAACTCGCGCCCGACGAGCTCACCGAGGCGAAGGCCAGGGAGCTCATCGAGGCACCCGTGCAGACCGACCGCGTCCTCGGCCTGAATCCCGAGAGCGGCAAGCAGGTCGTGGTCAAGGACGGCCGGTTCGGCCCCTACGTCACGGAGCTCGAACCCGAGCCCGAGGAGCCCGAGGCTGCGGCCGCGGCATCCGTCGACCCGGCGACCGGCGAGGTCGTGGAGGCTCCCAAGCCGAAGCGGGCCGCGAAGAAGCCCGTCGCGGCGAAGCCGCGCACCGCCTCCCTCTTCAAGAGCATGCAGATCGAGGAGGTCGACCTCGACACCGCGCTCAAGCTGCTCGACCTGCCGCGCGTCGTCGGGCTCGACCCCGAGTCGGGCGAGGAGATCACCGCGCAGAACGGACGCTACGGGCCGTACCTCAAGAAGGGCGCCGACACCCGCACCCTGCCCAGCGAGGATGCGATCTTCGAGATCGACCTGCCGGGCTCCCTCGAGCTGTTCGCGCAGCCCAAGTACGGCGCCCGACGTGCCTCCAGCGCACTCAAGGAGTTCGACAACGATCCCGTGAGCGGCAAGCCGATCAAGGTGAAGGACGGAAGGTTCGGTCCGTACGTCACCGACGGCACCACGAACGCGACCATTCCGCGCGCGGAGTCGGTCGAGGAGATCACGTTCGAGCGTGCGGTCGAGCTGCTCCAGATCAAGCGGGACAAGGGGCCCGCTGCTCCCCGCGCGAAGCGCTCGACGACGACGGCCGCGAAGAAGGCGCCCGCCAAGAAGGCGCCCGCGAAGAAGGCGGCGAGCAAGAAGAGCACGGCGTGA
- a CDS encoding type II secretion system F family protein, giving the protein MDPAAAVDAIAVVAERLAVLLSAGVPAGGAWANVGVGGSRHERLGAESDDDAVRSAAATAAASGEPVSPAIVAVLNERRGASPQWAVLAAAWQVASDSGAPLASSLRDLARALRDEAQSRRDVRSALAGPLASARLVVTLPVLAALFGASLGFDTVSVLFGNPLGLACVVIGTALLWAGHRWSAALARRATPDRHASGLELELLAIAMSGGASVERARRLVGTALDEVGIPSDRGSSVDEVIALAARAGAPVADLLRAEAGRLRRVARADGAAGAAALGVRLMLPLGACVLPAFVLLGVMPLLISVVSGTLGGAA; this is encoded by the coding sequence ATGGACCCCGCGGCCGCTGTCGACGCGATCGCCGTGGTCGCCGAGCGGCTCGCCGTGCTGCTGTCCGCGGGCGTTCCGGCGGGCGGTGCGTGGGCCAACGTGGGTGTGGGCGGCTCGCGGCATGAACGGCTCGGGGCGGAGTCCGACGATGACGCGGTGCGCTCGGCAGCCGCCACGGCGGCGGCCTCGGGCGAACCGGTGTCGCCGGCCATCGTCGCGGTGCTGAACGAACGACGCGGTGCGTCTCCCCAGTGGGCCGTGCTCGCGGCGGCGTGGCAGGTGGCGAGCGACTCCGGTGCGCCGCTCGCCTCGAGCCTTCGCGATCTCGCGAGGGCGCTCCGAGACGAGGCTCAATCGCGCCGCGACGTCCGGTCCGCGCTCGCCGGCCCACTCGCCAGCGCGCGCCTCGTCGTGACGCTGCCGGTGCTCGCCGCCCTGTTCGGCGCCTCGCTCGGGTTCGATACCGTCTCCGTGCTGTTCGGCAACCCCCTCGGGCTCGCCTGTGTCGTCATCGGCACGGCGCTGCTCTGGGCGGGGCACCGGTGGAGCGCCGCGCTCGCCCGTCGCGCGACGCCGGATCGTCACGCGTCGGGGCTGGAGCTCGAGCTTCTGGCCATCGCCATGTCGGGCGGCGCCTCGGTCGAACGAGCGCGCCGCCTCGTCGGCACCGCACTCGACGAGGTCGGCATCCCGAGCGACCGAGGTTCGTCGGTCGACGAAGTGATCGCGCTGGCCGCCCGCGCCGGCGCGCCGGTGGCCGACCTCCTTCGTGCCGAGGCCGGGCGGCTCCGCCGGGTGGCCCGCGCCGACGGCGCTGCCGGGGCGGCCGCCCTCGGCGTGCGGCTGATGCTACCGCTCGGCGCGTGCGTCCTCCCCGCGTTCGTCCTCCTCGGCGTCATGCCGCTGCTCATCTCGGTCGTCTCGGGCACGCTGGGCGGCGCCGCATGA
- a CDS encoding DUF4244 domain-containing protein, with translation MARSRPFRSGHRRLAGERGAATAEYAVATMAAVGFAGLLVIILRGDEVRGILTDLVRNALTVG, from the coding sequence GTGGCGAGATCGCGACCGTTCCGTTCGGGGCACCGCCGCCTCGCCGGCGAGCGCGGGGCCGCCACCGCCGAGTACGCCGTCGCGACGATGGCCGCCGTCGGGTTCGCCGGACTGCTCGTCATCATCCTCCGCGGCGATGAGGTGCGCGGTATCCTCACCGACCTCGTGCGGAATGCCCTCACCGTCGGGTGA
- a CDS encoding TadA family conjugal transfer-associated ATPase — MTDLFVNGERGLWIDRGAGPEHEPAWSADEAEVRALAVRLIARGGRHIDEATPAVDVRLGRGIRVHAVLPPVSSDGTVISVRVPRASGFQLAALVRAGMMDAAQERVLRDAIAARRNLLVTGAGGTGKTTLLAALLGEASPRERIVLIEDVAELNISHPHVVALEARQANLEGAGRLGLDVLLREALRMRPDRLVVGECRGGELRELLAALNTGHDGGAGTLHANSLADVPARLEALGATAGLAPDAVARQTVSAFDLVLHLDRAGGRRRLAEIGRFELRDGRLEVVAL; from the coding sequence GTGACCGACCTCTTCGTGAACGGCGAACGCGGGCTCTGGATCGACCGGGGTGCTGGTCCTGAGCACGAGCCGGCGTGGTCCGCCGACGAGGCCGAGGTCCGCGCACTGGCCGTGCGGCTCATCGCGCGAGGAGGGCGGCACATCGACGAGGCCACGCCCGCCGTCGACGTGCGACTCGGCCGGGGCATCCGGGTGCACGCGGTGTTGCCGCCCGTTTCCTCCGACGGCACGGTCATCTCGGTGAGAGTGCCGCGCGCGTCGGGCTTCCAACTGGCCGCGCTGGTGCGTGCGGGCATGATGGATGCCGCGCAGGAGCGCGTGCTGCGCGATGCGATCGCCGCCCGACGCAATCTTCTCGTGACCGGGGCCGGCGGCACGGGAAAGACCACGCTGCTCGCGGCCCTCCTCGGCGAGGCGTCGCCGCGCGAGCGCATCGTCCTCATCGAAGACGTCGCCGAGCTCAACATCAGCCACCCGCATGTCGTCGCGCTCGAGGCCCGACAGGCCAACCTCGAGGGGGCCGGACGACTCGGTCTCGACGTCCTCCTGCGTGAGGCCCTTCGCATGCGTCCCGATCGGCTGGTGGTGGGGGAGTGTCGCGGCGGTGAACTGCGCGAACTCCTCGCGGCCCTCAACACCGGGCACGACGGCGGTGCGGGCACCCTGCACGCCAACTCCCTGGCGGACGTGCCCGCACGCCTCGAGGCGCTCGGCGCCACGGCGGGGCTCGCGCCCGACGCGGTCGCGAGGCAGACGGTCAGCGCCTTCGACCTCGTCCTGCACCTCGATCGCGCCGGCGGTCGACGACGGCTCGCCGAGATCGGCCGATTCGAGCTGCGCGACGGTCGGCTGGAGGTGGTCGCGCTGTGA
- a CDS encoding alpha/beta hydrolase, whose translation MTSTPLTGGSGARMRRARRVGVVGLLLAAVVALTACSTDFLHPAPPVSTPTGEDVAEALQPFYTQVLEWEPCGDGLGCATAKAPLDWENPADGEVELALIRHVATGERIGSLLVNPGGPGGSGYDFVADSLDYAVGQPLQEHFDVVGFDPRGVGRSSDVACYDAAAMDDYLYGIVPAERGSDEWIDLVGTAAADFGKACNEQTGDLLAHVDTVSAAHDLDLLRAVLGDEKLNYLGYSYGTFLGATYADLYPEKVGRLVLDGALDPAASNAEVNEVQAVGFEHALHGYLENCLTGTECPFQGSADDAMAEVGRLLASVDASPLRGSDGRMVGADTLLTAIIYPLYSEESWPYLDQLFESVMFGEADVALSFADAYNGRGDDGTYLDNSTEAFRAINCLDYTYQSDVAAMRADAAAIAAAAPIIGPYFGYGDLGCVNWPYRSDRVREPITASGAAPILVVGTTGDPATPYEWAVALADQLESGVLVTYDGEGHTAYNKSNDCVDNAVERYLLDGTVPESDPRC comes from the coding sequence ATGACCTCAACACCCCTCACGGGCGGATCAGGTGCACGGATGCGACGCGCTCGCCGCGTCGGCGTCGTCGGACTGCTGCTCGCGGCGGTCGTCGCGCTGACCGCATGCTCCACCGACTTCCTCCACCCGGCGCCGCCGGTCTCGACGCCCACCGGAGAAGACGTGGCCGAGGCGCTGCAGCCGTTCTACACGCAGGTGCTCGAGTGGGAGCCCTGCGGCGACGGTCTGGGGTGCGCCACGGCGAAGGCCCCGCTCGACTGGGAGAACCCCGCCGACGGCGAGGTGGAGCTGGCCCTGATCCGGCACGTGGCCACCGGAGAGCGGATCGGCTCGCTGCTGGTCAATCCGGGCGGACCGGGCGGGTCCGGATACGACTTCGTCGCTGACTCGCTCGACTACGCGGTGGGGCAGCCCCTGCAGGAGCACTTCGACGTGGTCGGCTTCGACCCCCGCGGTGTCGGTCGGAGCTCGGATGTCGCATGCTACGACGCCGCCGCGATGGACGACTACCTCTATGGGATCGTGCCCGCCGAGCGCGGCAGCGACGAGTGGATCGACCTGGTGGGGACCGCGGCCGCCGATTTCGGGAAGGCGTGCAACGAGCAGACCGGCGACCTGCTGGCGCACGTCGACACGGTCAGCGCCGCGCACGACCTCGACCTGCTCCGCGCGGTGCTCGGCGACGAGAAGCTCAACTACCTCGGGTACTCGTACGGGACGTTCCTCGGGGCGACGTACGCCGACCTCTACCCCGAGAAGGTCGGGCGACTCGTGCTCGACGGCGCCCTCGACCCCGCCGCGAGCAACGCCGAGGTCAACGAGGTGCAGGCCGTCGGCTTCGAGCATGCGCTGCACGGCTACCTCGAGAACTGCCTCACCGGCACGGAGTGCCCCTTCCAGGGTTCGGCCGACGACGCCATGGCCGAGGTCGGTCGCCTGCTCGCGTCAGTCGACGCCAGCCCGCTGCGCGGCTCCGACGGCCGCATGGTCGGCGCGGACACCCTGCTGACCGCCATCATCTATCCGCTCTACAGCGAGGAGTCCTGGCCCTACCTCGACCAGCTGTTCGAGTCGGTCATGTTCGGCGAGGCCGACGTCGCGCTCTCCTTCGCCGACGCGTACAACGGGCGCGGCGACGACGGTACCTACCTCGACAACTCCACCGAGGCGTTCCGTGCGATCAACTGCCTGGACTACACGTACCAGTCCGACGTGGCGGCGATGCGGGCGGATGCCGCGGCCATCGCCGCTGCAGCACCGATCATCGGGCCGTACTTCGGCTACGGAGACCTGGGCTGCGTGAACTGGCCGTACCGGAGCGACCGCGTTCGGGAGCCGATCACGGCGTCGGGCGCCGCCCCGATCCTCGTCGTGGGCACCACCGGCGACCCGGCCACCCCATACGAATGGGCGGTGGCACTCGCCGACCAGCTCGAGAGCGGCGTTCTGGTCACCTACGACGGGGAGGGGCACACCG
- the acs gene encoding acetate--CoA ligase encodes MTVQIDHALEEIRRFRPSPEFAAQAIADARLYQEADEDRLAFWAHQARELLQWEKPFTRTLDWSNPPFAKWFDDGELNVAVNCLDRHVDAGNGDRVALHWEGEPGDSRDVTYAQLTDEVKRAANVLTDLGVGEGDRVAIYLPMIPEAVVAMLAVARIGAVHSVVFGGFSADSLASRIDDAEASLVITADGGYRKGKVFPLKPVVDEALAKAEGGTVRNVLVVRRGENDVEWDASRDHWWHETVTEASGQHEARAFGAEHPLFILYTSGTTGKPKGILHTSGGYLTQTAFTHRNVFDLHPETDVYWCTADVGWITGHSYVVYGPLANGATQVLYEGTPDTPHPGRWWEIVEKYKVSILYTAPTAIRSFMKLGRQIPHGFNLRSLRLLGSVGEPINPEAWIWYRHVIGGGSIPVVDTWWQTETGAIMISALPGITDLKPGSAQVAIPGISIDILSDDGTPVEGEGGGLLVVTEPWPSMLRGIWGDPERFKETYWEKFGDKYFAGDGARRDEDGDIWLLGRVDDVMNVSGHRLSTAEIESSLVAHPWTAEAAVVGAADETTGQAVVAFVILKASQVEHVTDVSEAAEELRRHVATQIGAIARPRQVFIVNELPKTRSGKIMRRLLRDLAEGRQVGDTTTLADTSVMTAITEQVK; translated from the coding sequence ATGACCGTTCAGATCGACCACGCACTCGAGGAGATCAGGCGCTTCCGCCCGAGCCCTGAATTCGCCGCCCAAGCCATCGCCGATGCCCGTCTCTACCAGGAGGCCGACGAGGATCGGCTCGCGTTCTGGGCGCATCAGGCCCGCGAACTCCTCCAATGGGAGAAGCCCTTCACCCGCACGCTCGACTGGTCGAACCCGCCGTTCGCGAAGTGGTTCGACGACGGCGAGCTGAACGTCGCCGTCAACTGCCTCGACCGGCACGTCGACGCCGGCAACGGCGACCGGGTGGCCCTCCACTGGGAGGGTGAGCCCGGCGACAGCCGGGACGTCACCTACGCGCAGCTCACCGACGAGGTGAAGCGAGCGGCCAACGTCCTCACCGACCTCGGCGTGGGCGAGGGCGACCGCGTCGCCATCTACCTGCCGATGATCCCAGAAGCCGTCGTCGCGATGCTGGCGGTGGCTCGCATCGGTGCGGTGCACTCGGTGGTGTTCGGCGGATTCAGCGCCGACAGCCTCGCCTCGCGCATCGACGACGCCGAGGCATCCCTCGTCATCACCGCCGACGGGGGCTACCGCAAGGGCAAGGTGTTCCCGCTCAAGCCCGTCGTCGACGAGGCACTGGCGAAGGCCGAAGGCGGCACGGTGCGCAACGTCCTCGTCGTCCGTCGCGGGGAGAACGACGTCGAATGGGATGCCTCACGCGACCACTGGTGGCACGAGACGGTGACCGAAGCCTCGGGCCAGCACGAGGCGCGCGCGTTCGGCGCGGAGCATCCGCTCTTCATCCTCTACACCTCGGGCACCACCGGGAAGCCGAAGGGCATCCTGCACACCTCGGGCGGCTACCTCACGCAGACGGCGTTCACCCATAGGAACGTCTTCGACCTGCACCCCGAGACCGACGTGTACTGGTGCACGGCCGACGTCGGCTGGATCACCGGGCACTCCTACGTCGTCTACGGTCCGCTCGCGAACGGCGCCACCCAGGTGCTGTACGAGGGCACGCCCGACACCCCCCATCCCGGCCGCTGGTGGGAGATCGTCGAGAAGTACAAGGTCTCCATCCTCTACACGGCGCCCACGGCCATCCGCTCGTTCATGAAGCTGGGGCGGCAGATCCCCCACGGGTTCAACCTGCGCTCGCTGCGTCTGCTCGGATCGGTCGGCGAGCCGATCAACCCCGAGGCGTGGATCTGGTACCGGCACGTGATCGGCGGCGGCTCCATTCCCGTCGTCGACACGTGGTGGCAGACCGAGACCGGCGCGATCATGATCTCGGCCCTGCCCGGCATCACCGACCTGAAGCCGGGCAGCGCGCAGGTGGCGATCCCCGGCATCTCCATCGACATCCTGAGCGACGACGGCACACCCGTCGAGGGCGAGGGCGGCGGACTCCTCGTCGTCACCGAGCCGTGGCCGTCGATGCTGCGCGGCATCTGGGGCGATCCCGAGCGGTTCAAGGAGACCTACTGGGAGAAGTTCGGCGACAAGTACTTCGCCGGCGACGGCGCCCGCCGCGACGAGGACGGCGACATCTGGCTGCTCGGCCGGGTGGACGACGTCATGAACGTGTCGGGCCACCGCCTGTCGACGGCCGAGATCGAGTCGTCGCTCGTCGCGCACCCGTGGACGGCCGAGGCCGCCGTCGTCGGGGCAGCCGACGAGACGACCGGACAGGCCGTCGTGGCCTTCGTCATCCTCAAGGCCAGCCAGGTCGAGCACGTCACCGACGTCAGCGAGGCCGCCGAGGAGCTGCGCCGCCACGTCGCCACGCAGATCGGCGCGATCGCCCGTCCCCGACAGGTCTTCATCGTCAACGAACTGCCGAAGACGCGGTCGGGCAAGATCATGCGGCGTCTCCTGCGCGACCTCGCGGAGGGTCGTCAGGTGGGCGACACCACGACGCTCGCAGACACGTCCGTCATGACGGCGATCACCGAGCAGGTCAAGTAG
- the tmk gene encoding dTMP kinase codes for MSLGVFITLEGGDGSGKTTQAELLGRWLEEAGRTVVRTREPGGTEVGVEVREIVLHHRGDIAPRAEALLYAADRAHHVATLVRPALERGDVVLQDRYIDSSVAYQGAGRVLDPDAIRGLSEWATEGLQPDLTILLDLDAVSARGRLDQARTRYDRLEAEASEFHDRVRAAYLALAEADPERFLVVDATRPVHEIAGVIRARVAGLL; via the coding sequence GTGAGCCTCGGCGTCTTCATCACCCTCGAGGGTGGCGACGGCTCCGGGAAGACGACGCAGGCCGAACTGCTCGGCCGATGGCTGGAGGAGGCGGGTCGCACGGTCGTGCGCACCCGGGAGCCCGGCGGCACCGAGGTCGGCGTCGAGGTGCGGGAGATCGTGCTCCACCACCGCGGGGACATCGCGCCACGGGCGGAGGCGCTGCTCTACGCCGCGGATCGCGCACACCACGTCGCGACCCTGGTCCGTCCGGCGCTCGAGCGAGGCGACGTGGTCCTGCAGGATCGCTACATCGATTCGTCGGTCGCCTACCAGGGCGCCGGACGCGTGCTCGATCCAGACGCGATCCGCGGCCTGTCGGAGTGGGCGACCGAGGGGCTGCAGCCCGACCTCACCATCCTGCTCGATCTCGATGCGGTGTCGGCGCGCGGACGCCTCGACCAGGCGCGCACCCGCTACGACCGGCTCGAGGCCGAGGCATCCGAGTTCCACGACCGCGTCAGGGCGGCGTACCTCGCACTGGCCGAGGCCGATCCCGAACGGTTCCTCGTGGTCGACGCGACGCGGCCCGTCCACGAGATCGCCGGCGTGATCCGTGCCCGCGTCGCCGGACTGCTCTGA
- a CDS encoding Rv3654c family TadE-like protein: MHDAERGAASVLALGIVGAVVALTALTVPVLSAFALAQRAANAADAAALAAADAISGAVPGTPCDLAERTAARNGADVEVCDLDGAVAFVAVRVQGVGIDVRRAARAGPPGATGPPGSTG, from the coding sequence GTGCACGACGCGGAACGCGGGGCGGCATCCGTGCTGGCGCTCGGCATCGTGGGTGCCGTGGTGGCGCTCACCGCGCTCACGGTACCCGTGTTGTCGGCCTTCGCGCTGGCGCAACGTGCCGCCAACGCGGCCGACGCGGCCGCCCTCGCTGCGGCCGACGCGATCTCGGGCGCGGTCCCTGGAACGCCGTGCGACCTCGCAGAGCGAACGGCGGCCCGCAACGGGGCGGACGTGGAAGTCTGCGATCTGGATGGGGCCGTGGCGTTCGTCGCCGTGCGGGTGCAGGGAGTCGGCATCGATGTCCGCCGCGCGGCGCGGGCCGGGCCGCCAGGCGCGACCGGGCCGCCCGGCTCGACCGGTTGA
- a CDS encoding TadE family type IV pilus minor pilin, which yields MTAEFAVALPAIAVVLATCLAAVVLVAQQVRLTDAAADAARALGRGESESSAVSIAHRVSGVGPGLTSWHEDPFVCVALTASSAGPLSAVTLRAESCAMAGGR from the coding sequence GTGACGGCGGAGTTCGCCGTCGCGCTGCCGGCGATCGCCGTGGTGCTCGCCACCTGCCTGGCGGCGGTCGTCCTCGTGGCGCAGCAGGTGCGGTTGACGGATGCCGCGGCCGACGCCGCGCGTGCCCTCGGGCGCGGTGAATCCGAGTCGTCCGCCGTGTCGATCGCCCATCGGGTGTCGGGCGTCGGCCCGGGGCTGACGAGCTGGCACGAGGACCCGTTCGTCTGCGTCGCGCTGACCGCGTCGAGCGCGGGCCCGCTGTCGGCCGTCACGCTTCGCGCGGAGTCGTGCGCCATGGCCGGGGGACGGTGA